Within the Metasolibacillus fluoroglycofenilyticus genome, the region ACAGAAATTAGGGGTGGAGCTCGAGGTTGTAAAAATATTAGTTACTGATGCGAGTAAAGAACGTGTAGCTAACACAATGCATTTGATGACGGAAAGTATAGAGGACGTATTGGCAGAGCCTGGATTACAAGTTGTTTTCGAAGCGATTGTAAATGAGGAGCCAGCGTTTTCCTATTTAAAGCGCGCAGTCGAGCATAGATGCCACGTTATTACGGCGAATAAGGTGATGTTTGCAAAGCGGGGGCAGGAGCTTGAGCAACTTGCTAAGGAGCATGGTGTATATGTAGGGTATGAAGCCTCTGTAGCTGGTGGCGTACCTGTTATTAAGACATTAAAAAATGTGCTGTTAGTAAATGATGCCGAACGAATTCAAGGTATTTTAAATGGAACAACGAACTATATTTTAACGAAAATGCGTATAGAAAATGTATCCTTTGAGGAAGCTTTAAAGGAGGCACAGCGACTTGGCTATGCAGAAGCCGATCCATACAATGATGTGTCGGGGCAGGATGCCTTCAAAAAGTTAATGATTTTATCTAGCTTGGCATTTGGTGAACAGCCTAATTGGTCGGAGGTAGAAGTAATCGGTGTTGATGCAATTTCCCAAGCAGATGTGCAGGAGGCACAGGCGAAAGGGCTACGTTATCGTCATGTTGCGGAAATAGAACGCTTTGCAGACGGAAAAATCGTTGGTAAAGTAATACCGTTATTAGTGAACAAAGAGCATCCGTTATACGCTATTGATGATGTTAATAACGCTGTGGCTGTTGATACAAATTATATTGGGACAATTACACTTGTTGGACCTGGAGCGGGAATGTATCCAACTGCAAGTGTGATGGTAGAGGATTATGCAGAAATAATGACAAAAAGTGTAAGTCAAGTTATCCCGATTTAAGTAAGGGGCGGTGTTGTCTACAAAGGCAGCACCGCCTTTCTTTTAGTATAGAAATTCTTCACTTTAATTCTGGGGGTTGGGCACCCTTTAGTCTTCATCCTTCACATCAATATCTTCAGGGATGGGGGTATTACGCCAAATATCAATTTCCTCTTTGATACGCTCGATTTGCTCGTGGTATGCCTCGAACTGTCCACTGTTGATTAAAAATTGCTCACCATCATGCACGGCTTTAATGCGCCCATTGTGAATATAATATAAAATTTGTTCTTCTGGCATATTTAAGTCTAAGGCTGTTTGAGCTACAGTTTTATACATAAACGACATTCCCTTTCCATTTCTTCAGAAAATCTTAAGATTTACGTTAAGCAATACTTCATTTTTATCCTTTATTATAACATTATAAGAGTTTGCAGCGAGGTGAATGATATGACGAAGTTAACGATACTAGTCGTGGATGATGACCAAGATATCCGCGATGGTATAGAAATTTATTTAAAAAATGATGGCTATCAAGTTTTGAAGGCTGGCGATGGTGTAGAGGCGTTAGAAATGCTGTCACAGCATGAGGTACATTTGATTGTTTTAGATATAATGATGCCGAATATGGATGGTATTACAGCGACATTTAAAATCCGGGCTGAACGAAATATCCCAATTATTATGCTTAGTGCGAAGGCTGAGGATACGGATAAGATTCATGGTTTGTCTGTTGGGGCGGATGATTATATTACAAAGCCCTTCCATCCTTTAGAGTTAATGGCTCGGGTAAAGTCGCAGCTACG harbors:
- a CDS encoding excisionase gives rise to the protein MYKTVAQTALDLNMPEEQILYYIHNGRIKAVHDGEQFLINSGQFEAYHEQIERIKEEIDIWRNTPIPEDIDVKDED
- a CDS encoding homoserine dehydrogenase, translated to MSKVKAAILGFGTVGQGIYHILKERQQELQQKLGVELEVVKILVTDASKERVANTMHLMTESIEDVLAEPGLQVVFEAIVNEEPAFSYLKRAVEHRCHVITANKVMFAKRGQELEQLAKEHGVYVGYEASVAGGVPVIKTLKNVLLVNDAERIQGILNGTTNYILTKMRIENVSFEEALKEAQRLGYAEADPYNDVSGQDAFKKLMILSSLAFGEQPNWSEVEVIGVDAISQADVQEAQAKGLRYRHVAEIERFADGKIVGKVIPLLVNKEHPLYAIDDVNNAVAVDTNYIGTITLVGPGAGMYPTASVMVEDYAEIMTKSVSQVIPI
- a CDS encoding response regulator transcription factor, which codes for MTKLTILVVDDDQDIRDGIEIYLKNDGYQVLKAGDGVEALEMLSQHEVHLIVLDIMMPNMDGITATFKIRAERNIPIIMLSAKAEDTDKIHGLSVGADDYITKPFHPLELMARVKSQLRRYVELGTFQNSAAQIEGLELDIAGRQVLKDGEPIKLTPIEYKITELLLKNAGRVFSIQEIYEMVWNEEAYNAENIVAVHIRKIREKIETDPKNPHYLKVVWGLGYKMEK